A section of the Bifidobacterium sp. ESL0728 genome encodes:
- a CDS encoding FHA domain-containing protein, with amino-acid sequence MTNPIPSAGETTIIGLPAVNIPATSAGDRPLTQDDLDTITKLSPGSALLISTRGAVSGSRYLLDEDEVSVGRDPHADILLDDSTVSRAHAVFRRVGNTFEVADAGSLNGTYVNRQRVDCATLHNGDEIMIGKFRLVFFSPSAVVSK; translated from the coding sequence ATGACTAATCCGATTCCAAGCGCGGGCGAAACAACCATCATTGGCCTGCCCGCTGTCAATATTCCTGCCACCTCTGCAGGTGACCGTCCACTGACCCAAGACGATCTGGACACCATCACCAAGCTGTCGCCGGGTTCGGCGTTGCTGATTTCGACCAGGGGAGCGGTGTCCGGTTCCCGCTACCTTCTCGACGAGGACGAAGTGAGCGTCGGCCGCGATCCGCATGCCGACATCCTTCTGGATGACTCCACCGTTTCACGTGCGCACGCAGTGTTTCGCCGTGTCGGAAACACTTTCGAAGTCGCGGACGCAGGAAGCCTCAATGGAACATACGTCAATCGCCAGCGCGTGGATTGTGCGACATTGCACAATGGGGACGAGATCATGATAGGGAAGTTCCGTCTGGTCTTCTTTTCGCCGTCGGCTGTGGTTTCAAAGTGA
- a CDS encoding RNA polymerase-binding protein RbpA yields MAERSLRGMSIGAKSLESDENVDFAARTDVAYVCPKGHRTILPFAEGAEVPDEWECRCGEIAKREDADPDEIDEIKKPTRTHWDMLMERRTEDELKELLDKRLKMHREGWFPDYE; encoded by the coding sequence ATGGCGGAACGCAGCCTGCGCGGTATGAGCATCGGAGCCAAGTCACTCGAATCCGATGAAAATGTTGATTTTGCAGCGAGAACTGATGTGGCATATGTATGCCCGAAGGGTCACCGTACAATTTTGCCGTTCGCTGAAGGCGCTGAGGTTCCGGATGAATGGGAATGCCGTTGCGGTGAGATCGCCAAACGCGAAGACGCCGATCCCGACGAAATCGACGAAATCAAGAAACCAACGCGTACGCATTGGGACATGCTCATGGAGCGTCGTACCGAAGATGAGCTCAAGGAACTGCTTGACAAGAGGCTCAAGATGCATCGCGAAGGTTGGTTCCCGGATTACGAGTAA
- a CDS encoding CDP-alcohol phosphatidyltransferase family protein has product MKLPINSNNRYSPDARDIYFTVPNLISILRIVSIPFISWLIAQHKMIVALIVLAVSAASDGLDGIIARKWNQVSKIGQILDPLADRLLIFCSILALGLAGIIPWWMLFIVGLRDLILLVLIIILAQHDYGPLPVHFVGKAGTALLMISITALIFADLWSNTFTQILHLAALAAGIWGIILYWLAGYIYIRQGVKLIRHDSDE; this is encoded by the coding sequence ATGAAACTTCCAATCAATTCCAACAACCGTTACAGTCCGGACGCGCGGGATATCTATTTCACGGTGCCGAATCTCATCAGTATTCTGCGCATCGTCTCGATACCGTTCATTTCGTGGCTGATTGCGCAGCACAAGATGATTGTGGCACTTATCGTGTTGGCGGTTTCGGCAGCAAGTGACGGTTTGGATGGGATTATTGCCCGGAAATGGAATCAGGTCAGCAAGATCGGCCAGATCCTCGACCCGTTGGCAGACAGGCTCCTGATATTCTGCAGCATTCTGGCACTCGGATTGGCAGGCATCATTCCGTGGTGGATGCTGTTCATCGTGGGGCTTCGCGACCTCATATTGTTGGTGTTGATCATTATTCTGGCTCAGCACGACTATGGGCCGTTGCCGGTCCATTTTGTGGGGAAAGCGGGAACCGCGTTATTGATGATATCCATCACCGCGCTGATTTTCGCGGATTTGTGGAGCAATACGTTTACCCAGATTCTTCATCTTGCTGCTTTGGCCGCCGGAATTTGGGGCATCATTCTTTATTGGTTGGCTGGATATATCTATATCCGTCAGGGTGTCAAACTGATCCGTCACGACTCGGACGAATAA
- a CDS encoding DUF881 domain-containing protein, with translation MTKPERAPASFSVEIDEQPSKRRAVFSQDVQNLGSWHVLSADDAAALSSHHRRKVDDDSLRLIDDLTNRPLDPLFSDARLTQQKPHSKFSIWFTRIIVFIICIAVGFVGSVFVRQLNTDPRKQVRASLISELQQQNTSLKKITTEVTDLHAKVVKQSDSMPDARPDSTLTQDEMTNGALAVKGPGIVFTLADPVASSAANGAGPRENSTNHIRVVTDSDLQGIVNLLWKAGAEAIAINGYRIGVSTSVRTAGQTILIGVNQVASPYKIEAIGNSKDLSQAMNSKAQPDLYRTLNAAGINPQVSRSYSLRLAAAEATNVTYAKRSK, from the coding sequence ATGACGAAACCGGAACGAGCACCTGCATCCTTTTCTGTGGAAATCGACGAACAACCGAGCAAACGACGCGCGGTGTTCTCGCAGGACGTTCAAAATCTGGGATCCTGGCATGTCTTGAGCGCCGATGATGCAGCGGCTCTCTCCTCCCATCATCGGCGCAAAGTCGATGACGACAGCCTTAGACTGATTGACGATCTGACCAACCGTCCGCTTGACCCTCTTTTCTCCGATGCGAGACTGACCCAGCAGAAACCGCACTCGAAATTCTCCATCTGGTTCACCCGCATCATCGTGTTCATCATCTGCATCGCTGTGGGTTTCGTCGGCAGTGTTTTCGTCCGTCAGCTCAATACCGATCCTCGCAAACAGGTGCGTGCAAGCCTCATCTCGGAATTGCAACAGCAAAATACAAGCCTTAAGAAAATCACCACCGAGGTCACCGACCTGCACGCCAAAGTCGTCAAACAATCAGATTCCATGCCTGACGCCAGACCCGATTCGACGCTTACCCAAGATGAAATGACCAATGGTGCGCTGGCTGTCAAAGGGCCCGGCATCGTCTTCACTCTGGCCGATCCTGTGGCCTCCAGCGCTGCCAACGGAGCCGGCCCGCGGGAAAACAGCACGAATCATATCCGTGTGGTCACCGATTCCGATTTACAGGGGATTGTCAACCTGCTTTGGAAGGCCGGAGCCGAGGCGATTGCCATCAACGGCTACCGTATCGGCGTCTCGACTTCCGTACGTACCGCAGGGCAGACGATTCTCATAGGGGTGAATCAGGTGGCGAGTCCTTATAAGATAGAAGCGATAGGTAATTCGAAAGACCTGTCGCAAGCAATGAACAGCAAAGCGCAACCTGATCTGTATCGGACGCTTAACGCCGCGGGTATCAATCCGCAGGTGTCGAGATCCTACTCATTGAGGTTGGCAGCGGCGGAAGCTACGAATGTAACCTACGCAAAAAGGAGCAAATGA
- a CDS encoding DEAD/DEAH box helicase produces MSHSHHYRHKKHPDFNSEDFNPSTDRDLDEEQALSPSQRYAAFKKHSAYERSEAAQFARNLPFELDSFQIEADEALEAGKNVLVAAPTGAGKTIVADFAMHLAQEKNVKAFYTTPIKALSNQKYHDLVEIYGSDHVGLLTGDTSINSEANIVVMTTEVLRNMLYENSETLRTLRYVILDEVHYLADKFRGPVWEEVIIHLPESVKIVGLSATVSNVEDFCAWIESVRGATKLVVSEKRPVPLEQHVMVQSDDQHEPELIDLYRHNKNGVQTDKLNAKLVDRIDQLDRKAASRAHEEWRGGKNRHRRGMEKRRRPGQVRRYTPRRWAVVDELNFMGLLPGIYFIFSRNGCDEAVEQCLRAGLELTTKDEVMRIRAIVDEMVEGELDHADLKALGFARFRYALEEGFAPHHAGMVALFRQIVERLFEEGLVKMVFATETLALGINMPARCVVIEKLEKFNGVDHVTLTPGEYTQLTGRAGRRGIDTIGHAVIVDHRGFVPATAASLSSKRVYPLHSSFKPTFNMAVNLLNSSSYETSRDTLDHSFAQWEANESAEDLESRIQTLQKAVEGYEKAFACSHGDFKEFMTIRQKLSYLQKDERRHLKRRSFNTDKARTEAFRDLDKRIETLKTEESEHACKSCPDFQNHLKWGHRWLRESKELRHARGRYESRTGSVARQFDQICGVLSSLGYLKDTRENIDKNSSYEDNRDSFAMMSNNENSASNRKTDSQPKQEAKDYQLTMRGQLLRHLYSEYDLVLSEAITDGFLDELEPEELAATLSALVYQARRGGDNEPRRYPGGPGGPVAVSCRNLRDVFSDVEMMREDADLDELEPLDFGLVDVMYDWARGENLAQILHGTELTGGDFVRNAKRLSDVLQQISTADAYYKNDNPHLAENARKANKLVNRGIVAYSGVD; encoded by the coding sequence ATGAGTCATTCACATCATTATCGTCACAAAAAACATCCTGATTTCAATTCCGAGGATTTCAATCCGTCGACTGACCGGGATTTGGATGAAGAGCAGGCATTGTCGCCGTCGCAACGTTACGCGGCGTTCAAAAAACACAGCGCTTATGAAAGGTCAGAGGCGGCGCAATTCGCCAGAAACTTGCCCTTCGAGCTTGATTCCTTCCAGATAGAGGCGGACGAGGCGCTTGAAGCCGGCAAGAACGTTTTGGTCGCCGCCCCTACGGGCGCTGGGAAGACCATCGTGGCTGATTTCGCCATGCATCTGGCACAGGAGAAGAACGTCAAGGCGTTCTACACCACACCCATCAAAGCTTTGAGCAACCAGAAATACCATGATCTGGTCGAGATTTACGGCAGCGACCACGTAGGCCTTCTGACCGGCGACACCTCCATCAATTCCGAAGCCAACATCGTGGTGATGACCACCGAAGTGCTGCGCAACATGCTTTACGAGAACTCGGAAACCCTGCGGACGCTGCGTTATGTCATTCTTGACGAGGTGCATTATCTCGCCGACAAATTCCGTGGTCCGGTCTGGGAAGAGGTCATCATCCATCTTCCAGAATCCGTCAAAATCGTCGGTCTTTCGGCCACCGTTTCCAACGTTGAGGATTTCTGTGCATGGATCGAATCGGTTCGTGGCGCCACAAAGCTTGTTGTTTCAGAGAAACGTCCGGTACCGCTTGAACAGCATGTGATGGTGCAATCGGATGACCAGCACGAGCCAGAGCTCATCGACCTGTATAGGCACAACAAAAACGGTGTGCAGACCGACAAACTCAATGCCAAACTCGTTGACCGCATCGACCAGCTCGACAGAAAAGCCGCCTCCCGGGCCCATGAAGAATGGCGCGGGGGCAAAAACCGGCATCGTAGGGGAATGGAGAAGCGCCGTAGGCCTGGACAGGTACGCCGCTATACACCTCGCAGATGGGCGGTGGTCGACGAACTGAACTTCATGGGGCTTCTGCCGGGCATCTATTTCATTTTCTCTCGTAACGGCTGCGATGAGGCCGTAGAGCAGTGCCTGCGAGCCGGGCTTGAGCTGACCACCAAGGATGAGGTGATGCGTATCCGCGCCATCGTCGACGAGATGGTCGAAGGCGAACTCGACCATGCCGATCTCAAAGCGCTTGGTTTCGCTCGTTTCCGTTACGCCTTGGAGGAAGGTTTTGCGCCGCATCACGCCGGCATGGTGGCGCTCTTCCGACAAATTGTCGAACGGCTTTTCGAAGAGGGATTGGTCAAAATGGTCTTCGCCACGGAGACGTTGGCTCTCGGCATCAATATGCCGGCCCGTTGCGTGGTGATTGAAAAGCTTGAGAAATTCAACGGCGTCGACCATGTGACCTTGACACCTGGCGAATATACCCAGCTCACCGGTCGTGCTGGCAGACGCGGCATCGATACCATCGGCCACGCAGTCATCGTCGACCATCGGGGCTTTGTACCGGCCACTGCGGCCTCGCTTTCCAGCAAACGTGTATATCCGCTCCATTCGAGTTTCAAACCCACCTTCAATATGGCTGTGAATCTGCTCAATTCCAGCAGTTATGAAACCTCTCGCGACACGCTCGACCACTCGTTCGCGCAATGGGAGGCCAACGAGTCCGCCGAAGACCTGGAATCACGGATACAGACCCTTCAAAAGGCCGTAGAAGGCTACGAAAAAGCTTTCGCTTGTTCACACGGCGATTTCAAGGAATTCATGACGATTCGTCAGAAACTTTCCTACCTGCAGAAAGACGAACGCAGACATCTCAAACGCAGAAGCTTTAACACCGACAAGGCTCGAACCGAAGCGTTCCGCGATCTCGACAAACGTATCGAAACACTCAAAACCGAGGAAAGCGAACACGCTTGCAAGTCCTGCCCGGACTTCCAGAACCATCTGAAATGGGGACATCGTTGGCTGCGGGAATCCAAGGAGCTGCGACACGCACGAGGACGCTACGAATCACGTACCGGATCCGTGGCACGTCAGTTCGACCAGATCTGTGGCGTGCTTTCCTCGCTTGGATATCTCAAGGACACCCGTGAAAATATTGACAAGAATTCTTCATATGAAGATAATCGAGATTCATTTGCGATGATGTCTAATAATGAAAACTCAGCTTCAAATCGGAAAACTGATTCTCAGCCGAAGCAGGAAGCCAAGGATTATCAACTCACCATGCGCGGGCAGCTGCTTCGCCATTTGTATAGCGAATACGATCTGGTGCTTTCCGAAGCCATCACCGACGGATTCCTCGATGAACTCGAACCGGAAGAGCTTGCGGCGACTTTGTCTGCGCTTGTGTATCAGGCACGCAGGGGAGGAGACAACGAGCCTCGGCGTTACCCCGGTGGTCCAGGCGGTCCGGTGGCTGTGAGTTGCCGAAACCTGCGCGATGTCTTCTCCGATGTCGAGATGATGCGCGAGGACGCCGATCTGGACGAATTGGAGCCTCTTGATTTTGGGCTTGTCGACGTCATGTATGACTGGGCCAGGGGAGAAAATCTCGCTCAGATCCTACACGGCACAGAGCTGACCGGCGGCGATTTCGTACGCAACGCCAAACGTCTGTCCGATGTCCTTCAGCAGATTTCGACCGCTGATGCTTACTATAAGAACGACAATCCGCATCTGGCTGAGAACGCTAGGAAAGCCAACAAACTGGTCAATCGTGGTATTGTTGCCTATTCAGGGGTTGACTGA
- a CDS encoding WYL domain-containing protein: protein MAEGSNGRRRFSDKWGKHELDVLAVLSSAFPQWLTSRQIAQRVKAYADSYGELADQAAKAAFAKQFQRDRAKLAAMGIAIESRQPEYSSKSEGQDFASYRLQLGDEPRVRLRFKQEDLPVLAAANYLARSMSISSSSAKHEEQHTSRTAPRVPQTPTPGLGLDSIAPGLGTQPIPDNLMKVVDQRRFAATIDVDGGHMNVAYTDSDDLAMFMLEHPGSSVVSPQEAVDAWNRRLNAATNFKLADESQGEMRETIVTPSINKTTVNGEVESENGKSHSKRNSSFQTGSEVDRRLRLMLFLSAHLGEEYSLEELAERFIGEPKTEDEKKKGVAVIRKDINTLTTVSDDGEMAGSQFFDIDWSLLDADGIVSATNSLGLERLAGISQQYLSMLTASVSYLAHSSLLPMEQREQAESLYVRLRQHVKPGETPWLSLTGYEVEPRSFSVVKRAISTDSLLDMEYTDGTGRTRRKLVAPSKIFVDEGVYYVAVWTDVAKAAPKSEKKFVSKDTTINKATGQPRIWQVLRLSRIEKADLVEPTTQLDIPDVPVAELRKWSFDNGTPTVFITDKPDLAFIKTLPGATVERCGEGEKVHLTVSSDSWFVAFAIAHARHIISVAPEPLLTMIVARAHRELSLENNNQQDK from the coding sequence ATGGCAGAAGGAAGCAACGGAAGGCGACGTTTTTCCGACAAGTGGGGCAAGCACGAACTGGATGTGCTCGCTGTCCTATCATCTGCGTTCCCACAATGGTTGACTTCTCGGCAGATAGCACAGCGCGTCAAGGCTTATGCAGACTCCTATGGGGAACTGGCCGACCAGGCCGCCAAAGCGGCATTCGCCAAGCAATTCCAGCGCGATCGCGCCAAGTTGGCGGCGATGGGCATTGCCATCGAATCCCGTCAGCCTGAATATTCTTCGAAGTCCGAAGGACAGGATTTCGCATCGTACCGTCTGCAGTTGGGCGATGAGCCCAGAGTGCGTCTGCGTTTCAAGCAGGAGGATCTTCCTGTGCTCGCCGCCGCGAACTATTTGGCACGTTCGATGTCGATTTCTTCGTCCTCAGCGAAACATGAGGAACAGCACACGTCCCGAACCGCGCCCCGCGTACCGCAGACCCCGACACCGGGTCTTGGACTTGATTCGATAGCTCCCGGTCTCGGCACTCAGCCGATTCCCGACAACCTGATGAAGGTGGTCGACCAGCGGCGTTTCGCCGCCACCATTGACGTGGACGGCGGGCACATGAATGTCGCCTACACAGATTCTGACGATCTGGCAATGTTCATGCTCGAGCATCCAGGTTCTTCGGTGGTCTCGCCTCAGGAAGCCGTGGATGCTTGGAACCGAAGGCTTAATGCCGCCACAAACTTCAAGCTTGCCGATGAGAGCCAGGGCGAGATGAGGGAGACTATCGTCACTCCTTCGATCAACAAGACCACGGTGAACGGCGAGGTCGAGTCGGAAAACGGCAAGTCGCATTCCAAGCGGAACTCCTCTTTCCAGACCGGCAGTGAAGTTGACCGCAGACTTCGTCTGATGCTTTTCCTTTCGGCCCACCTCGGTGAGGAATATTCCTTGGAAGAGCTTGCAGAGCGTTTCATCGGTGAGCCGAAAACCGAGGACGAGAAGAAAAAGGGCGTTGCCGTCATCCGCAAGGACATCAACACCCTGACCACCGTTTCCGACGATGGTGAAATGGCCGGTAGCCAGTTCTTCGACATCGATTGGTCGCTTCTGGACGCCGATGGCATCGTTTCGGCCACCAATTCGCTGGGCCTTGAACGACTGGCCGGCATCTCGCAGCAATACCTGAGTATGCTGACCGCCTCCGTGAGCTATCTTGCACATTCTTCACTGCTTCCGATGGAACAACGTGAACAGGCGGAATCGCTATACGTTCGTCTGCGCCAGCACGTCAAGCCGGGGGAGACCCCATGGCTTTCCTTGACCGGCTACGAGGTTGAACCGCGCAGCTTCAGCGTGGTCAAGCGTGCGATTTCCACTGATTCGTTGTTGGACATGGAATACACCGATGGCACAGGCCGTACCCGCCGCAAGCTCGTCGCACCTTCCAAGATCTTTGTGGATGAAGGCGTCTATTACGTTGCCGTGTGGACCGACGTCGCCAAGGCCGCTCCGAAGAGCGAGAAGAAATTCGTTTCCAAGGACACGACCATCAACAAAGCGACCGGCCAGCCCCGCATTTGGCAGGTGCTGCGCCTTTCCCGCATCGAAAAGGCCGATTTGGTCGAGCCGACAACGCAACTTGATATTCCCGACGTTCCGGTGGCCGAGCTACGCAAATGGAGCTTCGACAATGGAACCCCGACCGTCTTCATCACCGACAAGCCTGATCTTGCGTTCATCAAGACCCTGCCCGGTGCCACAGTCGAGCGCTGCGGCGAGGGGGAGAAGGTCCATCTCACGGTTTCCTCGGATTCGTGGTTTGTCGCTTTTGCCATCGCTCATGCCCGTCACATCATCTCTGTCGCCCCTGAACCGCTGCTGACGATGATTGTAGCCCGTGCGCATCGTGAATTGAGTCTTGAGAACAACAACCAGCAAGACAAGTAG
- a CDS encoding small basic family protein has protein sequence MAAVLGLIIGVIIGIFVKPDIPIVLQPYLPIMVVAALDALLGAARAYFERSFSDKVFVISFISNVLTATLLVLLGNQLGVGSQLQTAVIVVLGIRIFSNVSAIRRFIFKG, from the coding sequence ATGGCAGCAGTGCTCGGTCTGATCATCGGGGTCATCATCGGCATCTTCGTGAAGCCGGATATCCCCATAGTCCTGCAGCCGTATCTGCCGATTATGGTGGTGGCGGCCCTCGACGCCTTGCTGGGTGCGGCAAGGGCCTATTTCGAACGTTCCTTCTCCGACAAGGTGTTCGTCATATCCTTCATTTCCAACGTTCTGACAGCCACGTTGCTCGTCCTGCTCGGCAACCAGCTCGGCGTTGGCTCCCAGTTGCAGACCGCCGTCATCGTCGTGCTCGGCATACGAATCTTCTCCAACGTCTCCGCCATCCGTCGGTTCATCTTCAAGGGCTGA
- a CDS encoding UTP--glucose-1-phosphate uridylyltransferase gives MREAHMSDVAIAQFKRLYEEWQHNDASSWIREDAVEPLQNVPSFHDVYKTIDHDQAVHAFAKTAFLKLNGGLGTSMGLDMAKSLLPVRRHKARPMRFIDIIMGQVTTARERLNVPLPLTMMNSFRTSKDTIAALNESKTFHQEDVPLQIVQHQEPKIDLETGKPVEFPKNPELEWCPPGHGDLFSTIWESGLLDILEEKGFKYLFISNSDNLGARPSRTLAQYFENTGAPFMVEVANRTYADRKGGHFVRDKKSGRLVLREMTQVNPDDKAAAEDIGRHPYFNTNSIWVRIEDLKAKLEQYDGVLPLPIIRNYKTVDPTDPDTTKVVQLETAMGAAIGLFDGAICVQVDRMRFLPVKTTDDLFIMRSDRFHLTDSYEMEDGNYLFPDVTLDPRYYRNIEDFNDRFPYAIPSLAAANSVTITGDWTFGHDVVFYGDAVLKDQGKPSYVPNGEFVGPQGIEPDEWLW, from the coding sequence ATGCGTGAAGCGCATATGAGCGATGTGGCCATTGCACAATTCAAACGACTGTACGAGGAGTGGCAGCACAACGATGCCAGCAGCTGGATTCGCGAGGATGCCGTGGAACCTCTGCAGAATGTGCCAAGTTTCCATGATGTGTACAAGACCATCGACCATGACCAGGCAGTCCACGCTTTCGCCAAGACCGCGTTCCTTAAGCTCAACGGAGGACTCGGCACCTCTATGGGGCTTGATATGGCGAAGTCGCTGCTTCCGGTCCGTCGCCACAAGGCGCGTCCGATGCGTTTCATCGACATCATCATGGGCCAGGTGACCACGGCCCGCGAACGCCTGAACGTCCCGCTGCCGCTGACCATGATGAATTCTTTCCGTACCTCAAAAGACACCATCGCGGCGCTTAACGAGAGCAAGACTTTCCATCAGGAAGACGTTCCGCTTCAGATTGTGCAGCATCAGGAACCCAAGATCGATTTGGAAACCGGCAAACCTGTCGAGTTTCCGAAAAACCCGGAGTTGGAATGGTGCCCGCCGGGGCATGGCGACCTGTTCTCGACCATCTGGGAATCAGGACTTTTGGATATTCTCGAGGAAAAGGGCTTCAAGTATCTGTTCATCTCGAATTCCGACAATCTTGGCGCCCGTCCTTCACGTACGCTTGCCCAATATTTTGAAAACACGGGTGCGCCGTTCATGGTCGAGGTCGCGAACCGCACATATGCGGATCGCAAGGGCGGCCATTTCGTACGCGACAAGAAGTCCGGTCGTCTCGTGCTGCGTGAAATGACGCAGGTCAATCCCGATGACAAGGCAGCCGCGGAAGATATCGGACGTCACCCTTATTTCAACACCAACAGCATCTGGGTGCGTATCGAAGATCTCAAAGCCAAGCTGGAGCAATATGACGGTGTCCTGCCGCTGCCGATCATCCGCAATTACAAGACCGTCGATCCCACCGATCCCGATACCACGAAGGTGGTGCAGCTGGAAACTGCCATGGGTGCGGCGATTGGTCTTTTCGATGGCGCCATCTGCGTGCAAGTCGATCGTATGCGCTTCCTCCCGGTCAAGACCACCGACGACCTCTTCATCATGCGTTCCGACCGATTCCATCTAACGGATTCCTATGAAATGGAGGATGGCAATTATCTTTTCCCTGACGTTACACTCGACCCACGTTATTACCGCAATATCGAGGATTTCAACGATCGCTTCCCCTACGCGATCCCGTCCCTGGCAGCCGCCAACTCGGTGACCATTACCGGCGACTGGACTTTCGGCCACGATGTCGTCTTTTACGGTGATGCTGTCTTGAAAGATCAGGGCAAGCCAAGCTACGTACCTAACGGCGAATTCGTGGGTCCGCAGGGAATTGAGCCTGACGAATGGCTTTGGTGA
- a CDS encoding DUF881 domain-containing protein has protein sequence MAVRKHNILNSMHIQHAQDRENDRTDTGSFPLVRKKPRKMGGGLVTRLMTSLLIVLLCALLGFGYAIQLNNKTSSYETMSEEELTRLISETSTQVQNLQQRKTELTGQLNSLKAAANKQQEAQRIAKENEDTSGILSGRLPAEGKGVIITISQGSKERIDAATMFQLLEELRNAGVEVMALDNVRVVTSTYVSDTKKGLECDGQALKTPYKVKAIGDPQNLANAVNIAGGVGSRFKVKFGADVTVTQSESVDISETRDVGQYQYAKTVE, from the coding sequence ATGGCAGTCAGAAAGCATAACATTCTCAACAGCATGCACATCCAGCATGCCCAGGACCGGGAAAACGATCGTACCGATACCGGTTCCTTCCCTTTGGTGCGCAAAAAACCAAGAAAAATGGGCGGTGGGCTCGTCACCAGACTGATGACCAGCCTCTTGATCGTTCTTCTGTGCGCTCTGCTTGGCTTCGGCTATGCCATCCAGCTCAATAACAAGACTTCAAGCTACGAAACCATGAGCGAGGAAGAGCTCACTAGGCTCATCAGCGAGACCAGTACGCAGGTGCAGAACCTGCAGCAGCGCAAAACCGAATTGACCGGCCAGCTCAACTCGCTGAAAGCCGCGGCGAACAAGCAGCAGGAGGCGCAGCGCATCGCCAAAGAGAACGAGGACACCAGCGGTATCCTTTCCGGCCGTCTGCCGGCCGAGGGCAAAGGCGTCATCATCACGATCTCGCAGGGAAGCAAGGAACGCATCGATGCCGCCACCATGTTCCAGCTTCTTGAGGAGCTGCGCAACGCCGGCGTTGAGGTCATGGCCTTGGACAACGTTCGTGTGGTGACTTCAACCTATGTTTCGGACACCAAAAAAGGCTTGGAATGTGATGGACAGGCACTGAAGACCCCATACAAGGTCAAGGCCATCGGTGACCCGCAGAATCTGGCGAACGCCGTCAATATCGCCGGTGGCGTTGGTTCTCGCTTCAAGGTCAAATTCGGTGCCGATGTGACGGTGACGCAGAGCGAAAGTGTAGATATCAGCGAGACACGCGACGTCGGGCAATATCAGTACGCGAAAACAGTAGAATGA
- a CDS encoding MerR family transcriptional regulator, producing the protein MVQGELFSESTDEAATRGYRGTVASKVAGITYRQLDYWASKRIVVPSIATSHGSGSRRLYSFKDVLILAVSKKLLDIGVNLQNVTAAIGFLSRHHTSQLEHMTIICDGQDVKECEDGDEVLKLIDEGTAVFGVSVGKLWNQVDSQLEQEKHIDITPGDSSVSALPISPVDDIAAERMRQKLENQRLERAAQH; encoded by the coding sequence TTGGTGCAGGGGGAGTTGTTCTCCGAATCCACGGATGAAGCCGCAACTCGAGGTTATAGAGGAACGGTGGCTTCCAAAGTTGCCGGCATCACATACCGCCAACTTGATTACTGGGCCAGTAAGCGAATCGTGGTTCCCTCCATTGCTACTTCACACGGCTCGGGTTCCAGAAGGCTGTATTCGTTCAAAGATGTCCTGATTCTGGCTGTCTCCAAGAAGCTGCTGGATATCGGCGTCAATCTGCAGAACGTCACCGCTGCCATCGGTTTTCTTTCTCGTCATCACACCTCTCAGCTTGAACACATGACCATCATCTGCGACGGTCAGGATGTCAAGGAATGCGAGGATGGCGACGAAGTGCTGAAGTTGATTGACGAAGGCACAGCTGTTTTCGGAGTTTCGGTGGGGAAGTTGTGGAACCAGGTGGACTCGCAGCTTGAGCAGGAGAAGCACATTGACATTACGCCTGGTGATTCTTCGGTATCGGCTTTGCCGATTTCACCCGTCGACGACATCGCTGCCGAACGGATGCGTCAAAAGCTCGAGAATCAGCGTCTGGAGCGGGCCGCACAGCACTGA